The Anaerolineae bacterium genome segment AGCGCCTCGTGGGGGCCGGGGTTCGGTTTGGGCATCTCCACCAGTTCTAGTCGGTAGGGTTCTGTCAAGATCCATGACTTCACAGGACGTCCCTCCTCGGGCGCGGCCTACGCAGGCGTCAGGGCGATGATGGCATCCAGGGCGGAGGAGGCGTCGTACACGGTCCGGGCTCCGCAGAATTGATAGGAGGGGATCTCCACCGTCAGGAAGCCCCGGTACTTCACCTCCACCAGAGCCTGCATCACCGCGGGCCAGTCAACGTCGCCCTGTAGAGGCTGGAGGAATCCGTTGATGTTGCCCACGCTCAAGCGGAAGTCCTTCATGTGCACCCGCAGGATGCGATGATTCAGGATCCTGATCCAGTGCTGGGGAAACCCAAAGAGCAGCGTGTTGGCCACATCGAAGTACGCTCCCACCCAGTCGCTGGCGACCTCGTCTATGAAAGAGCGCATCTCCAGGGGGCTTAGCAGAAACTTGTTCCAGACGTTCTCGACGGCGAGCCTGACCCCTCGTTCTGCTGCATACCGGGCCAGCTTGCCCATAGTGTCCACGCAGAAGCTATAGGCGTCGTCGTACGGAACGTCGGCTACCACCACGCCGGGAGCCGTGAGCAAGGTGTCGGCCTCCAGCCTGGCCGTCATCTCGATGAGCCGCTGCGCCATCTTGAAGGCAGCCTGTCTCCGCTCCGGGTCCGGGTGGGTGAGAGGTGCCTCCAGAAGGGCACGCCCGCCATTGACGCCGCAGATGGGTACGTATCGTCCGCCGAGAGCACGCAGGCGGATCAACTCCTCATCGGAAGCGTCCAGCGGCAGCGCGCCCGTGGCGGAGAATACCAGCTCGATCCCGTCGAACCCGGCCTCCCGCGCGAGCGCGAATCGCTCCTCGGGTGTCATCTCGGGTGGGAAGGCGCGATAGTCTATCCCCTTCTTGAAGCGGGCCTCCCATGCTCCGGTGGTAGGATCAAGGGGCATGTGGCTCCTCCGTTATCTCCCGCTGATACCGGTCAGGGTGATGCCCTGGATGAAGTACCGCTGGCCGATCACATAGACCAGCAGTATGGGCATCAACACCACCACCGAAGCGGCCATGAGCAAGGTATAGTAGCTCTCCCCCCCTGCCTCGCCCTGGAAATAGCGCAGTCCCACGGAGAGGGTCATCCTCTCCAGCCTGTTGGTCACGATGAGGGGCCAGAGGAAGCTGTTCCACTGCCCCATGAAAGTGAAGATGAACAGGGTAGCCAGGGCCGGCTTGGCCAGGGGCATGACGATCTGGGCGTAGATTCTGAAGGCAGAGGCCCCGTCGATCTTGGCGGAGTCCTCCAGTTCGTAGGGTATGGTGAGGAAGAACTGGCGCAGGAGGAAAGTGCCGAAGGCGCTAAATGCTGACGGGATTATGAGAGCATTGTAGGTGTCGATCCACTTGAACGTCCGCATGAGGATGAAGTTGGGGATCATCGTCACCTGCCCAGGGATCATCATCGTCCCCAGGTAGAGGAGGAAGATGACGTCGCGTCCCGGGAACCGCAGCCGGGCAAAGGCATAGGCAGCCAACGAGGATGTGAAGACCACTAGAAGTGTGGTAGCCACGGTGGTGTAGGCCGTGTTGATGGCAAACCTATCGAACGGCAGATGCTGAAACGCTTCGACGTAGTTGTCCAGTACCCAGGGATCCGGGATCCATTGCGGCGGCCAGCGGTAGGCCTTGCCCGGCTCCTTGAACGAGGTGCTGATCATCCAGAGCAGGGGTAAGAGCTCG includes the following:
- a CDS encoding sugar phosphate isomerase/epimerase; its protein translation is MPLDPTTGAWEARFKKGIDYRAFPPEMTPEERFALAREAGFDGIELVFSATGALPLDASDEELIRLRALGGRYVPICGVNGGRALLEAPLTHPDPERRQAAFKMAQRLIEMTARLEADTLLTAPGVVVADVPYDDAYSFCVDTMGKLARYAAERGVRLAVENVWNKFLLSPLEMRSFIDEVASDWVGAYFDVANTLLFGFPQHWIRILNHRILRVHMKDFRLSVGNINGFLQPLQGDVDWPAVMQALVEVKYRGFLTVEIPSYQFCGARTVYDASSALDAIIALTPA
- a CDS encoding carbohydrate ABC transporter permease, with translation MISTSFKEPGKAYRWPPQWIPDPWVLDNYVEAFQHLPFDRFAINTAYTTVATTLLVVFTSSLAAYAFARLRFPGRDVIFLLYLGTMMIPGQVTMIPNFILMRTFKWIDTYNALIIPSAFSAFGTFLLRQFFLTIPYELEDSAKIDGASAFRIYAQIVMPLAKPALATLFIFTFMGQWNSFLWPLIVTNRLERMTLSVGLRYFQGEAGGESYYTLLMAASVVVLMPILLVYVIGQRYFIQGITLTGISGR